The following are encoded in a window of Scleropages formosus chromosome 7, fSclFor1.1, whole genome shotgun sequence genomic DNA:
- the siah1 gene encoding E3 ubiquitin-protein ligase Siah1 isoform X2, whose protein sequence is MDEEMSRQTAAALPTGTSKCAPSQRVPALSGTTASNSDLASLFECPVCFDYVLPPILQCQSGHLVCSTCRPKLTCCPTCRGPLGSIRNLAMEKVANSVLFPCKYASSGCEVTLPHTEKAEHEELCEFRPYSCPCPGASCKWQGSLDAVMPHLMHQHKSITTLQGEDIVFLATDINLPGAVDWVMMQSCFGFHFMLVLEKQEKYDGHQQFFAIVQLIGTRKQAENFAYRLELNGHRRRLTWEATPRSIHEGIATAIMNSDCLVFDTSIAQLFAENGNLGINVTISMC, encoded by the coding sequence AAATGAGTCGCCAAACCGCTGCAGCGCTGCCCACAGGAACCTCCAAGTGCGCCCCCTCCCAGCGGGTGCCGGCACTCTCAGGCACCACAGCGTCCAATAGCGACCTGGCCAGTCTGTTTGAATGCCCGGTGTGCTTTGACTACGTATTGCCGCCGATACTGCAGTGCCAGAGCGGACACCTGGTGTGCAGCACCTGCCGGCCAAAACttacctgctgtcccacctgTCGTGGACCACTGGGCTCCATCCGCAACCTGGCCATGGAGAAGGTGGCCAACTCTGTGCTCTTCCCCTGTAAATATGCCTCGTCGGGCTGCGAGGTCACGCTGCCGCACACGGAGAAGGCAGAGCACGAGGAGCTGTGCGAGTTTCGCCCATATTCCTGCCCCTGCCCTGGGGCCTCCTGCAAGTGGCAGGGGTCGCTGGATGCTGTTATGCCCCATCTAATGCACCAGCACAAGTCTATCACCACGCTGCAAGGGGAGGACATCGTCTTCCTGGCCACGgacatcaacctgcccggtgcCGTGGACTGGGTTATGATGCAATCCTGCTTTGGCTTCCACTTCATGTTGGtgctggagaagcaggagaagTACGACGGGCACCAGCAGTTCTTTGCCATTGTGCAGCTGATTGGCACACGAAAACAAGCTGAGAACTTTGCTTACCGCCTAGAGCTCAACGGCCACCGGCGGCGGCTCACCTGGGAGGCCACGCCCCGTTCCATCCATGAGGGCATTGCGACGGCCATCATGAACAGTGACTGCCTGGTGTTCGATACCTCTATCGCACAGCTGTTTGCTGAGAATGGCAATCTTGGAATTAATGTCACTATATCTATGTGCTGA